Genomic window (Syntrophaceae bacterium):
CTTTTCGAGGCCGATCGCCAGGTAAATCCCGAATGAGATGAGAAGGATCATCCCCCAGTCACGGGCGGAAATGGGAGCCGTCTGGAAGAGCCGGTTCATGACGGGTGTGTAGGTAAACAGCATCTGGAGGACCACCATCACGGCGGATCCGACCAGGACCC
Coding sequences:
- a CDS encoding HAD family hydrolase; this encodes VLVGSAVMVVLQMLFTYTPVMNRLFQTAPISARDWGMILLISFGIYLAIGLEKKARNAARS